One Microbispora sp. ZYX-F-249 genomic region harbors:
- a CDS encoding GNAT family N-acetyltransferase produces the protein MSAPDVRIRNGVPEDVEAVLRFWREAAENTDRHDDAAKVVALIERDPEALLIAEVDGRMVGTLIAGWDGWRAHLYRLAVDPAHRRMGIGSRLIRAAEERFRRFGAFRADAMVLHDNTLAHHAWTSAGYAMQTDCARWVRRLT, from the coding sequence TTGAGCGCACCCGACGTACGAATTCGCAACGGCGTCCCGGAGGACGTCGAGGCCGTCCTGCGGTTCTGGCGGGAGGCCGCGGAGAACACCGACAGACACGACGACGCCGCCAAGGTCGTGGCCCTGATCGAGCGCGATCCCGAGGCGTTGCTGATCGCCGAGGTCGACGGCCGGATGGTCGGCACGCTCATCGCCGGCTGGGACGGCTGGCGCGCGCACCTCTACCGGCTCGCCGTCGACCCGGCCCACCGGCGCATGGGCATCGGCTCGCGGCTGATCCGGGCCGCCGAGGAGCGCTTCCGGCGATTCGGTGCGTTCCGCGCGGACGCGATGGTCCTGCACGACAACACCCTGGCGCACCACGCCTGGACGTCGGCGGGATACGCGATGCAGACCGACTGCGCCCGCTGGGTCAGGCGCCTCACCTGA
- a CDS encoding MoaD/ThiS family protein: protein MSVSVRIPTILRTYTNGAAEVSGEGGTLREVLQKLDADYPGIGGRILDETGKIRRFVNVYVGEEDVRFADGLDTATPDGVQISVIPAVAGG from the coding sequence ATGAGCGTTTCCGTGCGGATTCCGACGATTCTCCGGACGTACACCAACGGAGCGGCGGAGGTGAGCGGGGAGGGGGGAACGCTCCGCGAGGTCCTGCAGAAGCTGGACGCGGACTACCCCGGCATCGGCGGGCGCATCCTGGACGAAACGGGTAAGATTCGGCGTTTTGTCAACGTCTACGTCGGAGAAGAGGATGTCCGATTCGCCGATGGTCTGGACACCGCCACACCGGACGGGGTGCAGATTTCGGTCATCCCCGCCGTAGCCGGAGGCTGA
- a CDS encoding CGNR zinc finger domain-containing protein, with product MAAHSSSVQPRPAKFSAGAAPTAVYDTTRNASRRFCDLSCQNRAKASAYRARRRT from the coding sequence GTGGCGGCCCACTCCTCGTCGGTCCAGCCACGGCCGGCGAAGTTCTCCGCCGGGGCCGCGCCCACGGCGGTCTACGACACCACGCGCAACGCCTCGCGCCGCTTCTGCGATCTGTCCTGCCAGAACCGCGCCAAGGCCAGCGCCTACCGGGCGCGGCGCCGGACGTGA
- a CDS encoding RNA polymerase sigma factor produces MALDDTTEDLARSAAQGDHRALGELLRRIEPDVLRHCERLLPYRQDAEEAAQDTLLAVARNIARFEGRAKFSTWLHIVTVNCARTTYRSLKRRSSEQAEELPDQRPDPRRVSVIAGSRLDLLDAMEALEAERPDLAQALVLRDICQLDYAEVADQLKIPLGTVKSRIHQARKYVQTALGEAYG; encoded by the coding sequence ATGGCACTGGACGACACGACCGAGGACCTGGCCCGTTCGGCTGCCCAGGGGGACCATCGCGCGCTCGGTGAACTGCTGCGGCGCATCGAGCCCGACGTGCTGCGGCACTGCGAGAGGCTTCTACCGTATCGGCAGGACGCGGAGGAGGCCGCGCAGGACACGCTGCTCGCCGTGGCACGCAACATCGCCAGGTTCGAGGGGCGCGCCAAGTTCAGCACCTGGCTGCACATCGTGACCGTGAACTGCGCCAGGACCACCTACCGCTCACTGAAGCGGCGCTCGTCGGAGCAGGCGGAGGAGCTGCCCGACCAGCGGCCCGATCCCCGGCGGGTGAGCGTCATCGCCGGCTCGCGGCTCGACCTGCTCGACGCGATGGAGGCGCTGGAGGCCGAGCGGCCCGACCTCGCCCAGGCGCTCGTGCTGCGCGACATCTGCCAGCTCGACTATGCGGAGGTCGCCGACCAGCTGAAGATCCCCCTCGGAACGGTCAAGTCCCGGATCCACCAGGCGCGCAAGTACGTGCAGACCGCCCTCGGCGAGGCGTACGGCTGA
- a CDS encoding cold-shock protein: MAQGTVKWFNADKGYGFIAVDGGKDVFVHYSAIMMDGYKALEQGQRVEFDITQGQKGPQAEAVRAV; this comes from the coding sequence GTGGCGCAGGGCACCGTCAAATGGTTTAACGCGGACAAGGGCTACGGCTTCATCGCGGTAGACGGTGGGAAGGACGTGTTCGTCCATTACTCGGCAATCATGATGGACGGCTACAAGGCCCTCGAGCAGGGTCAGCGGGTTGAGTTCGACATCACGCAGGGTCAGAAGGGCCCCCAGGCGGAGGCCGTACGGGCCGTCTGA
- the thrC gene encoding threonine synthase, with the protein MAHTSTAANTAANTVEFGPATGLSCRECGTLYELGPIFACTECFGPLEVAYEFGEIRREDIESGPANIWRYRSLLPVPADVAAKPNLQPGWTKLVKADRLAAELGLRSLHVKDDSGNPTHSFKDRVVSIALEAARNFGFHTLSCSSTGNLAGAVTAAAARAGLDACVFIPADLEPAKVVMAAVYGGRLVAIDGNYDEVNRFCSELIGDELGEKWGFVNVNLRPFYAEGSKTLAYEIAEQLGWRLPDQIVIPVASGSQLTKIDKGFRELIKLGLVEDRPYRIFGAQAEGCSPVSRAFKAGQDVVQPVRPDTIAKSLAIGNPADGPYVLDIVRRTGGAVEDVNDQEVVEAIRLLARTEGVFAETAGGVTVGVLRKLVREGRLDPDAETVVLNTGDGLKTLDAVAEHARPTAVIRPSLDAFRAAFAN; encoded by the coding sequence ATGGCGCACACCAGCACTGCCGCTAACACCGCCGCGAACACCGTCGAGTTCGGCCCCGCCACGGGTCTTTCGTGTCGCGAATGTGGCACTCTTTACGAGCTCGGCCCGATCTTCGCCTGTACGGAGTGTTTCGGCCCCCTTGAGGTGGCGTACGAATTCGGCGAGATCCGCCGGGAGGACATCGAGTCCGGTCCGGCGAACATCTGGCGGTACCGCTCCCTGCTCCCCGTCCCCGCCGACGTGGCGGCCAAGCCCAACCTCCAGCCCGGCTGGACCAAGCTCGTGAAGGCCGACAGGCTGGCGGCCGAGCTGGGGCTGCGGTCGCTCCACGTCAAGGACGACTCCGGCAACCCCACCCACTCCTTCAAGGACCGGGTCGTCTCGATCGCGCTGGAGGCCGCGCGCAACTTCGGCTTCCACACCCTGTCGTGCTCCTCCACCGGCAACCTCGCCGGCGCGGTGACCGCGGCCGCCGCCCGGGCCGGACTGGACGCCTGCGTGTTCATCCCCGCCGACCTGGAGCCGGCCAAGGTCGTCATGGCCGCGGTGTACGGCGGCCGCCTGGTCGCCATCGACGGCAACTACGACGAGGTCAACCGCTTCTGCTCGGAGCTCATCGGCGACGAGCTGGGCGAGAAGTGGGGCTTCGTCAACGTCAACCTCCGGCCCTTCTACGCCGAGGGCTCCAAGACGCTGGCGTACGAGATCGCCGAGCAGCTCGGCTGGCGGCTGCCCGACCAGATCGTCATCCCGGTGGCCTCCGGTTCGCAGCTCACGAAGATCGACAAGGGCTTCCGCGAGCTGATCAAGCTGGGGCTGGTCGAGGATCGGCCGTACCGGATCTTCGGCGCGCAGGCCGAGGGCTGCTCGCCGGTCTCCCGGGCGTTCAAGGCCGGGCAGGACGTGGTGCAGCCGGTGCGTCCCGACACCATCGCCAAGTCGCTGGCGATCGGAAACCCGGCGGACGGGCCGTACGTGCTCGACATCGTCCGGCGGACGGGCGGCGCGGTGGAGGACGTGAACGACCAGGAGGTGGTCGAGGCGATCCGCCTGCTGGCCAGGACCGAGGGCGTCTTCGCGGAGACGGCGGGGGGCGTCACGGTCGGCGTGCTGCGCAAGCTGGTGCGCGAGGGGCGCCTCGACCCCGACGCCGAGACCGTGGTGCTGAACACCGGCGACGGGCTCAAGACGCTCGACGCGGTGGCCGAGCACGCCCGCCCCACCGCCGTCATCCGTCCCTCTCTCGACGCGTTCCGTGCGGCATTCGCCAACTGA
- a CDS encoding HelD family protein encodes MPGNVLEDERAHLAASRAALRAMREHAQSLSADAAGDWVSQQVLQGLLDQRVAALADHPDAPLFFGRLDRAADDDLPSMIYVGRRHVHDESSRPLVIDWRAPISRAFYQASPADPMGVRLRRRFGYQGGDLTAYEDEPLDGRALGQSRLLTEEIERPRTGPMRDIVATIQPDQDEIVRADLGVTVCVQGAPGTGKTAVGLHRAAYLLFTHREKLSRSGVTIVGPNRAFLAYISSVLPALGEVKVDQTTVAGVLGDHAHPEDPAAAAVKGDARMAEVVKRALWLHVAKPVEGVLFTKGINRYRVPDHEVREIVASLRGTTRYGPGRTTLAQRLAHAVLVQMERRGESPDDRVQDAVARSKPVKAVLDAVWPKLTPEQVLFRLLSDPEFLARAARSDLSPEEQRLILWRKPYKSHRSAKWTAADAALLDELGDLIERTPSQGHLVVDEAQDLSAMQLRALGRRCRTGSATVLGDLAQGTTPWSARSWKTVLDHLGQPSGEVTELTLGFRVPREVLDFAARLLPSVAPELAPPRSLRPGAGSLSVRREADVAAALPGAVRQALAQEGSIGVIAADADVPALTAALDAAQVPHAVLGPDSTGDDRLLLVPATLAKGLEYDHVIVAEPAAIAEAEERGLARLYVVLTRAVTSLTILHSRDLPEELR; translated from the coding sequence ATGCCCGGAAATGTGCTCGAAGACGAGCGCGCCCATCTGGCGGCCTCCCGTGCCGCGCTCCGCGCGATGCGTGAGCACGCGCAGTCGCTGTCGGCGGACGCCGCCGGCGACTGGGTGTCGCAACAGGTCCTGCAGGGCCTGCTCGACCAGAGAGTGGCCGCCCTGGCCGACCACCCCGACGCGCCGCTGTTCTTCGGCCGGTTGGACCGCGCGGCCGATGACGACCTGCCGAGCATGATCTACGTCGGACGCCGGCACGTCCACGACGAGAGCAGCCGGCCCCTCGTCATCGACTGGCGCGCCCCGATCTCGCGCGCCTTCTACCAGGCCAGCCCCGCCGACCCCATGGGCGTCCGGCTGCGCCGCAGGTTCGGCTACCAGGGCGGCGACCTCACGGCGTACGAGGACGAGCCGCTCGACGGCAGGGCGCTCGGGCAGAGCAGGCTGCTGACGGAGGAGATCGAGCGGCCCCGCACCGGCCCCATGCGGGACATCGTCGCGACGATCCAGCCCGACCAGGACGAGATCGTCCGCGCGGACCTCGGCGTCACCGTCTGCGTGCAGGGCGCGCCGGGCACCGGAAAGACGGCCGTGGGCCTGCACCGCGCGGCCTACCTGCTGTTCACGCACCGCGAGAAGCTGTCGCGCTCGGGCGTCACGATCGTCGGGCCCAACCGGGCCTTCCTCGCCTACATCTCCTCGGTGCTGCCCGCGCTCGGCGAGGTGAAGGTCGACCAGACGACGGTGGCCGGCGTCCTGGGCGACCACGCCCATCCGGAGGACCCCGCGGCGGCGGCCGTGAAGGGCGACGCACGCATGGCCGAGGTGGTGAAGCGGGCCCTGTGGCTGCACGTCGCCAAGCCGGTCGAAGGGGTGCTGTTCACCAAGGGCATCAACCGCTACCGGGTGCCCGATCACGAGGTCCGCGAGATCGTCGCCTCACTGCGCGGCACGACGAGGTACGGCCCGGGCCGCACCACCCTGGCCCAGCGGCTCGCCCACGCCGTGCTCGTCCAGATGGAACGGCGTGGCGAGTCGCCCGACGACCGGGTGCAGGACGCGGTGGCCCGGTCGAAGCCGGTCAAGGCCGTGCTGGACGCCGTCTGGCCGAAGCTCACCCCCGAGCAGGTGCTGTTCCGGTTGCTGTCGGACCCCGAGTTCCTCGCCCGAGCGGCCCGGTCGGATCTCTCTCCCGAGGAACAGCGGCTCATCCTGTGGCGCAAGCCGTACAAGTCGCATCGGTCGGCCAAGTGGACGGCCGCCGACGCGGCCCTGCTCGACGAGCTCGGCGACCTGATCGAGCGGACGCCGTCCCAGGGACACCTCGTGGTGGACGAGGCGCAGGACCTGTCGGCGATGCAGCTGCGCGCGCTCGGACGCCGCTGCCGCACGGGCTCGGCGACCGTGCTGGGCGACCTCGCGCAGGGCACCACGCCCTGGTCGGCACGCTCGTGGAAGACCGTGCTCGACCACCTCGGCCAGCCGTCGGGCGAGGTCACCGAGCTCACGCTCGGCTTCCGCGTGCCCCGCGAGGTCCTCGACTTCGCGGCGCGGCTGCTGCCCTCCGTCGCGCCGGAGCTGGCCCCGCCGCGCTCGCTGCGTCCCGGCGCGGGCTCCCTGTCCGTGCGCCGCGAGGCCGACGTCGCCGCCGCGCTTCCCGGGGCCGTACGGCAGGCTCTCGCACAGGAGGGGTCGATCGGCGTCATCGCCGCGGACGCGGACGTACCGGCCCTCACCGCGGCGCTGGACGCCGCGCAGGTGCCGCACGCGGTGCTCGGCCCCGACTCGACGGGCGACGACCGGCTGCTGCTGGTGCCGGCGACGCTCGCCAAGGGTCTGGAGTACGACCATGTGATCGTCGCCGAGCCCGCCGCCATCGCGGAGGCGGAGGAACGCGGTCTCGCCCGTCTCTACGTGGTCCTCACCCGGGCCGTGACGTCACTGACCATCCTGCACAGCCGCGACCTGCCCGAGGAGCTGCGTTGA
- the groL gene encoding chaperonin GroEL (60 kDa chaperone family; promotes refolding of misfolded polypeptides especially under stressful conditions; forms two stacked rings of heptamers to form a barrel-shaped 14mer; ends can be capped by GroES; misfolded proteins enter the barrel where they are refolded when GroES binds) — MAAKMIAFDEDARRGLERGMNQLADAVKVTLGPKGRNVVLEKKWGAPTITNDGVSIAKEIELEDPWEKIGAELVKEVAKKTDDVAGDGTTTATVLAQALVREGLRNVAAGANPMALKKGIEAAVERVSEELSKLAKDVETKEQIASTASISAADTEIGSLIAEAMDKVGKEGVITVEESNTFGLELELTEGMRFDKGYVSGYFVTDPERMEAVFEDPYILIVNSKVSANKDLLPLLDKVVQSGKPLVIIAEDVEGEALATLVVNKIRGLFKSVAVKAPGFGDRRKAMLGDIATLTGGQVISEEVGLKLENATLDLLGRARKVVVTKDETTIVDGAGDAEQIAGRVNEIRAEIERTDSDYDREKLQERLAKLAGGVAVIKAGAATEVELKERKHRIEDAVRNAKAAVEEGIVPGGGVALLQAGANAFDKLEVNGDEATGAAIVRKALEEPLKQIAVNAGLEGGVVVEKVRNLPAGEGLNAATGEYVNMFESGIIDPAKVTRSALQNAASIAALFLTTEAVIAEKPEKEKAPAMPGGGDMDF; from the coding sequence ATGGCAGCCAAGATGATCGCGTTTGACGAGGACGCCCGGCGCGGTCTCGAGCGCGGTATGAACCAGCTCGCCGACGCCGTGAAGGTGACCCTCGGCCCGAAGGGCCGCAACGTCGTGCTGGAGAAGAAGTGGGGCGCCCCCACGATCACCAACGACGGTGTCTCCATCGCCAAGGAGATCGAGCTCGAGGACCCGTGGGAGAAGATCGGCGCCGAGCTGGTCAAGGAAGTCGCGAAGAAGACCGACGACGTCGCCGGTGACGGCACGACGACGGCTACCGTGCTCGCTCAGGCGCTGGTCCGCGAGGGCCTGCGCAACGTGGCCGCCGGCGCCAACCCGATGGCGCTGAAGAAGGGCATCGAGGCCGCCGTCGAGCGCGTCAGCGAGGAGCTGTCGAAGCTCGCCAAGGACGTGGAGACCAAGGAGCAGATCGCCTCCACCGCCTCCATCTCCGCCGCCGACACCGAGATCGGCTCCCTCATCGCCGAGGCGATGGACAAGGTGGGCAAGGAAGGCGTCATCACCGTCGAGGAGAGCAACACCTTCGGCCTGGAGCTGGAGCTCACCGAGGGTATGCGCTTCGACAAGGGCTACGTGTCCGGCTACTTCGTGACCGACCCGGAGCGCATGGAGGCGGTCTTCGAGGACCCGTACATCCTGATCGTCAACTCCAAGGTATCGGCGAACAAGGACCTCCTGCCGCTGCTCGACAAGGTCGTGCAGTCCGGCAAGCCGCTGGTCATCATCGCCGAGGACGTCGAGGGCGAGGCCCTGGCGACCCTGGTCGTCAACAAGATCCGCGGCCTGTTCAAGTCCGTGGCCGTCAAGGCCCCCGGCTTCGGCGACCGCCGCAAGGCCATGCTGGGCGACATCGCCACCCTCACCGGTGGCCAGGTCATCAGCGAGGAGGTCGGTCTCAAGCTCGAGAACGCCACCCTCGACCTGCTCGGCCGCGCCCGCAAGGTCGTCGTGACCAAGGACGAGACCACGATCGTCGACGGCGCCGGTGACGCCGAGCAGATCGCCGGCCGGGTCAACGAGATCCGCGCCGAGATCGAGCGCACCGACTCCGACTACGACCGCGAGAAGCTCCAGGAGCGCCTCGCCAAGCTGGCCGGCGGCGTGGCCGTCATCAAGGCCGGCGCGGCCACCGAGGTCGAGCTCAAGGAGCGCAAGCACCGCATCGAGGACGCCGTCCGCAACGCCAAGGCCGCGGTCGAGGAGGGCATCGTCCCCGGCGGTGGCGTGGCCCTGCTGCAGGCCGGCGCCAACGCGTTCGACAAGCTCGAGGTCAACGGCGACGAGGCCACCGGTGCCGCGATCGTCCGCAAGGCCCTCGAGGAGCCGCTGAAGCAGATCGCCGTCAACGCCGGCCTCGAGGGCGGCGTCGTGGTGGAGAAGGTCCGCAACCTCCCGGCTGGTGAGGGCCTCAACGCCGCGACCGGCGAGTACGTCAACATGTTCGAGTCCGGCATCATCGACCCGGCCAAGGTCACCCGCTCGGCGCTGCAGAACGCGGCGTCCATCGCGGCGCTGTTCCTGACCACCGAGGCCGTCATCGCCGAGAAGCCCGAGAAGGAGAAGGCCCCCGCCATGCCCGGCGGCGGCGACATGGACTTCTGA
- a CDS encoding helix-turn-helix domain-containing protein has translation MGAAPAENFAGRGWTDEEWAATRERLAVRGLVDGEGRATPAGRALRDQVERMTDELAAGPWRTLGDAGAERLAALNLPLLGAVFESGLLPAVTTLGIGKIQAPE, from the coding sequence GTGGGCGCGGCCCCGGCGGAGAACTTCGCCGGCCGTGGCTGGACCGACGAGGAGTGGGCCGCCACCCGCGAACGGCTGGCCGTACGCGGCCTGGTGGACGGCGAGGGGAGGGCCACTCCGGCGGGGCGCGCGCTGCGCGACCAGGTGGAGCGCATGACCGACGAACTGGCCGCGGGCCCGTGGCGAACGCTCGGCGACGCGGGGGCCGAGCGGCTGGCCGCGCTCAACCTGCCACTGCTCGGGGCGGTGTTCGAGTCGGGCCTGCTGCCCGCCGTCACCACACTCGGCATCGGCAAGATCCAGGCCCCCGAGTGA